AAAGAAGAAAGCTTTGGCTCTCTTATTCTCTTGAGGAAAAATCTGTTATACGATGTTTGTTTAGTTACTGTTTACTGAGCCTTAAACCACCAACTTTATATGTAGAACTATTTTTTTAAGGTTCTAATTAGCTTTAATACAGGAGCATAAAATATTGGATTGGAAGTTTTATATTATAGTGATAAATGCAGTAGGGAAAATAACCGACATATACTACTTTTTATTGTTAACAAACTTAGGTAGCAgctgataaattatttttttataattctgGGAGTAGATTTAAAGAATATGAAGTTGTATCTAGTACTTGAGCAACTGAATTCCTTTTTTGCACATTGATGGATGTTtagcattttatttacatttaatatgaaTTTCATTCAGGATATACAAGAATTGAAACTAGAATGTATTTTGACCCTGTAAATCAGTTTTTACATACTCTAAGATGTATTTTTCCATCAGCAAAAACATTTTTGAactcttaatttcttttctgatttagCAATTTTTAAGTAAAGTCCAGATCCTTTTAGTTATGTTGGACATATTTGTCTCCTGAAACTCATCTTCTTGTACTATCAAAATACTGGTTGCCTTCTCATGTTAtaaatgtatgtttgtgtatcaCATATGTTATTAGTTGTTTAATAACGGGTAATGCCCTTCTAGGAaacagtttttataaaataaaagtctTGATTAGTAAATCTTCACTTCTATATTTCAAAGGACAAAAAATGTCTgttgctccataaatattttcagtttttataattaaaaatgtatcttacCTTCCTTGAAaattacacacacataaaataataaaatgttccCTCTCTAGTCCCTTAACAGACCTTTATGTAGTTTgtactatgtgccagaaactaGGCCAAGAGCTGGGATACAGTGGTGAATAAAACAGTACTCCCTGCCCTTACAGTGTTTATGGCCTGGTTTCTGAAATCTATTAATTTTACTTTGAAGAGTTTGTTAGAACTCAGCTCTAAAGCCATCCAGTCTCAGTGCCCACGTAGGGGCAAATTTTTTGCAAACTGTTGATCTTCCAGAGCTATTTACCATTTCTTGTATGTTTTAGAAATCTACATCTTTCTGGAAAGTCATGTTTTACTAAAGTTTTCTAACTTATTGGTATAAAgttgtacatatttttttcttggaaTTAAGAAATCTCCCCATACTTTTTATTCccattctgtttatttttgttttgtttaaacatTCAATTTCCTCCTATTATCTTTTggttattttgtagtttttttcttgAGTACTTAATAATTTTTCAGCTTACTTATTTAACtataataaaacacattttttaagactgaattttCCTCTCAACCTGCCTTTGGCCACATTTGAGAGACTCTTGTATTCTTTTTGACATTAGTTTCTAAGTAGTCAATaattctggttttgattttgttttagaaGTGTTTCTGAATTTCCATACATTTAGAAAGCCACGGAAATTCTATCTCCTTGCTCCAGCTACATTGCAGTGTTGTTACTGAATATGACCTGCACAGCCTCTATTTCTTGGAATTGTTTCTCCCTGTAGCTCAGTACATGATCCATTATTGTGCATTCAGTAAAGGTGAATTCTGCTACGGATAGGCAGAATCACTTGTCTACTAAATACTATTCAAACCTATATTAAGACCCGATCAacagaattttaaatggaaatgttctacatcTGCATTGATAcggtagccactagtcacataTAACTGTTGAGCCCTTTAAATGTGGCTAGTTTGAGGAACTCAGTATTTTAAACTTATATACATGACATTGCATCATATTGCACAGCACAGTTCTGTATcattcactcagtaaatactgaGCACATATAATGTGACATGTACTCTTGCGGGTACTGGGCAAACAGTAGTGAGCAAAGTAAGGCCCCTGTTcccatggagcttatattctagggAGGGGAGTTAACAGTATATACTGAGATATATTAAATGCCATGAAAGTGGGTATAGAATGATGGGGCTTACTAATACTTTGATAGGGCAGTAGGAAATGCATCTTTGCAGTGGTTTCTGGATAGAGATCTGAAAGGAGAGAACAAGTCATGCGTACCTGAAGGAAGATATTCCAGGTACATAGAATAAGTGCAGAAGTCAATCTCAATTGCCTTTCCACTTGATCTATCAAAGTCTGAAAGGTAGAGTGTTGGGTCTCCTGCCAAGAGCGCAGCTTTGCCCAGTTCTTGTGTATTTAAGTCTTTGCTTTATACATTTCATGTTTTATTCAACGCATGATTCATAAGTGACATCCTGTAGCTATGAAATGTCCTTTGTCCAGAAGTAATGGTTTCTGACTTTCTAACTATTACCCCTCCTTTCTGCTTGCATCTGCCTAATATAtccttgtttctgttttctacctTTGGGTATCATTTTGAGAACATGCAGTAATTTGATTTTTAACCTTACTGGGAGCTCTTAGCTTTTTAATCATCTTTATTATACTTATTGATATGCTTGGTCTTATTTctgctgccttttatttttctttctcttttttaaaaacctcttctGACTTTTGCTATATTAAggtctttgcttcctttttttataACTCATAGTCTGGAAGTCCTATATCCTAGTATTGAGAAATAGAATATTACCTGTAATAACCCTTCTACTCCCAACCCTCATACAAGACCTTAGAACATTTTTCTCTTCAGCCCTctggaaaatttaaaaggaatttacAGCTTTATAGGTTTTCACTTTGAACCACTTAGAAGCATGGATTAAATGTTTTTTGCTTAACAACAGCCTTATTTTAGTGGTACCAAAGTACTATTCTACCACAAATTTACGTTAGTTTTATATAGGTGTTTCCTGTCAAGAAGGACATGTAACAGAAGTGGTGCTTCCTGACACTTTCAGAAACATGAACTTCTAACTTTAGCTTTTACTAGTAGTCATGCCTGCAGGACAATGAACAAAAGACTCTTTAGACATTGACTTGCACTGTGAGTTTTAATTGAAAACATTAAAACAGCCTGACTACTCATAATGAATTATAAAACTTTGGTAGTTTAATTGTACTATAATTTATgaggcatttatttttcattattttgtagacctgaaagaaactttgcatacttgtgttttctgttctccatttcaGAGAAGGACTGTGAAGAGAAggtctaaaatatttataaatcaaaaCCCAACTGAGAAGTgaaatatagagaacaaaattTGAACACAGCTGAGCATAGGTGATTTTTAGCTCATGTTTGGGGTATGAAAACTGTTTAGCTCATCTCACACAAAACAAAAGCAGGTGCAGTAGTAAAGATGAATCATGAAAACCCcaatcaattatttttagcatgcctcttaatttttctttctcctggttTCTTGTCTTCTGTGCCTGAGTCTTGAACAGGTAACCACTTGAGGGGGTGCCGGCGATAAATGGGCCATGGAGGAAGTGTCAGCTAGGCCAGAACAGAGAAAATGCATCAATTATGGCCATTAGAAGTTTAAAAGAGGATTATGTATAATGCCTGGTTCTCAAATGACTCCTATGCTAAAGgtaaaaactacaaaactgaCATTCCTAGGAAAACTCTGTGCCACCACCCAGACAAAATACTGTAAGTGACTGGAACAAGCCTCATTGTTTACACATATGGCTTTAAGAGCAAAAGAAAGGTGAGGAGGCGAGGAGGCAGCAATGTGAAGACCATAAGGTCTTGAGGTCTAGCTTTGACTAAAAATCCTGCTTGGAGTGCCTGCCAAAAGAAATGAGCTGTATCCTTCAATGCAGTTTCACCTCATCTGACACTATTTGGCATTTACTTTTCCAGTGATAGCAAGGGAAGGATGAGGGAAAAGTTGGTGCCAGTTCTCACTACTAGGTCCAACCAAAACAACGCAATTCGGAAGACCTAAGTTGCCACTAACATCCAAACGCCCACATATTTCTTACCAAACACGAAAAAGCAAATCCTGCCGTAACTATATAGACAGTCCACCCGAACTGTTCAGCCACGTATCCGTAGATAAATCCAACTACCTAGAAACAAAGTATATTAAATACAGTcaaagctggggggtggggggcaggggaagagATCATGCAAAACCAATACTTActgcagaaaaaagaataattccCTGAAACATCTGTTCAGCTAGCTTCTGGCCCTTGTAAtcctaaaaggaaaggaaagcaaaacaaGAATTGGTTCCACCACTGAAGAGGTACAATTCCTGCCCTGACCTCACAGCTTTGGCACTGGGTAATCCCAATATCAGGGGCTCCCCCAAGAACCTGAGCAAGTAATGACATTCTCGGTTTCCCGGAATAACTGAAGCATCCTTACAGAGACTGGGCAGGGGCCTCCTCGttggagaagaaagaaggggGTATGATTCGGGGGTGAGAGTAGCCATCCCGGTTAGGAACCCGCGCTGCGCCGGGTGGGTCTCGGACAAGGGCTGCGGAACTGCCAGGCTTGCGAGGAAAGTGCAGGGATCTTGGGGCCGAGGCGGGCCGCATCCTCACCATTTGCGTAGGCAGCGAGGTTAGATGCTCCAGCATGACTGGCTGAGGAGGCGGCCGGCGGAGCGACGGCGGCCAGGACTCAGGAACAGGAGGAACCGGGGTCAGCTCTTGCGTACAGCTCCGCAGGCCTCCCCAGCCAGGGTTTGCGATGGCCGCGGCCCCGGAAGCGGATGTCTCCCACACACCCTGGCGGCCCGAGGCCCCTCCCCGTGCCCTCGCTAGGCGACTTGCTCTTTCGGAGTTGGCTGTAGGCCGGCGCCCTGTCCGCGAGGGCTGAGACGCTGGCTGTGGTGGCCGAGCCGAGGCATCACGCGCCCGTGAAGCGTTCGCCTTCAGTGCTACTGGGTCCCGGGAGCCGCAGCTCGGGTCCCCCAAACCGCCCTCTACTGTGCCTGCGCGGCCTAACGGCAGCCGGCGTGCGCCCCGTCTCCATGGCGACGGGCTTTTCTCGGCGAGGACCCCAGCGGCAGGGCTGCCCGGCGGCGCCTGCTCGGTGCGACTTTCGCAGGCCCTGCGGCGGGCGGGTTGGGGGCTGCGGGGCTGCGCCGCGGCCACAGGGTTAGCGGGCGAGCAGACTCGGTCCGGAGAGCAGGGGACGCGGGCGGCCGGGTGGCGGGCTGAGCCCCGGGGCCTGCGGCGTGGGCGCTGAGCTGGCGGGGCGGGCCGGGGTGTGGGCAGTGGCTCCTCCTCCTCAGGCTGCAGGTAAGGACGGCCGCGGGGAGCGTCTGAGGGGAACCGCTTGCTGGAACCCTAGCCCAGTGCCTCCgagcctgggggttgggggaccCCGGATCGTCGCCCCTTGTGAAACACCCTTAAGGGTAAGGGGGCGTTACTGACCGCCAGAGTTTAGAGGGGACTAA
The genomic region above belongs to Camelus bactrianus isolate YW-2024 breed Bactrian camel chromosome 17, ASM4877302v1, whole genome shotgun sequence and contains:
- the SPCS1 gene encoding signal peptidase complex subunit 1 produces the protein MLEHLTSLPTQMDYKGQKLAEQMFQGIILFSAVVGFIYGYVAEQFGWTVYIVTAGFAFSCLLTLPPWPIYRRHPLKWLPVQDSGTEDKKPGERKIKRHAKNN